One part of the Pelecanus crispus isolate bPelCri1 chromosome 20, bPelCri1.pri, whole genome shotgun sequence genome encodes these proteins:
- the TNFAIP8L1 gene encoding tumor necrosis factor alpha-induced protein 8-like protein 1 — translation MDTFSTKNLAMQAQKKLLSKMATKTIANVFIDDTSSEILDELYRATKEYTHNRKEAQKIIKNLIKIVMKLGVLYRNGQFNPEELLVMERFRKKVHTLAMTAVSFHQIDFTFDRRVMSGVLTECRDLLHQAVNGHLTAKSHSRINHVFNHFADYEFLSALYGPSEPYRTHLKRICEGVNKMLEEDSI, via the coding sequence ATGGACACCTTCAGCACCAAGAACCTGGCCATGCAGGCCCAGAAGAAGCTCTTGAGCAAGATGGCTACCAAGACCATAGCCAACGTCTTCATTGACGACACCAGCAGCGAGATCTTGGATGAGCTCTACCGGGCCACCAAGGAGTACACCCACAACCGCAAAGAGGCCCAGAAGATCATTAAAAACCTCATCAAGATTGTCATGAAGTTGGGTGTGCTCTACCGCAACGGGCAGTTCAACCCCGAGGAGCTGCTGGTGATGGAGCGCTTCCGCAAGAAGGTGCATACTTTGGCCATGACGGCCGTCAGCTTCCACCAGATAGACTTCACCTTTGACCGCCGGGTCATGTCGGGTGTCCTCACGGAGTGCCGGGACCTGCTGCACCAGGCTGTCAACGGCCACCTGACGGCCAAATCCCATTCCCGCATCAACCACGTCTTTAATCACTTTGCGGACTATGAGTTCCTCTCGGCTCTCTACGGGCCATCTGAGCCCTACCGCACCCACCTGAAGAGGATCTGTGAAGGGGTTAACAAGATGCTGGAGGAGGACAGCATATGA
- the MYDGF gene encoding myeloid-derived growth factor translates to MAAGAPAERPQPALTPPARRSAGFLSKMAASSGRSGRRLWAALVPAALLCLAARAAEEPSTADFDVRPGGEDHSFSRSLGDYTCTFTYSAQGGTNEQWQMNIGVSEDNQLFSCSVWRPQGKSYLFFTQFKAEVKGAKIEHAMAYSQAAVGGQSDVPLKQEEFEITETTVSHREGKFRFELSKLMIVAKTPRDEL, encoded by the exons ATGGCCGCCGGGGCGCCCGCTGAGCGGCCGCAGCCCGCCTTGACCCCTCCCGCCCGCCGTAGTGCGGGCTTCCTTTCCAAGATGGCGGCGTCCAGCGGGAGGAGCGGCCGGAGGCTGTGGGCCGCACTGGTGCCCGCCGCCCTGCTGTGCCTGGCGGCCCGGGCCGCGGAGGAACCGAGCACGGCCGACTTCGACGTACGGCCCGGCGGGGAGGACCACTCCTTCTCCCGGAGCCTG gGGGATTACACCTGCACCTTCACATACTCAGCTCAGGGAGGAACAAACGAG caATGGCAGATGAACATTGGCGTCAGTGAGGATAACCAGCTCTTCTCCTGCTCTGTCTGGAG GCCCCAAGGGAAGTCTTATCTCTTCTTTACCCAGTTTAAAGCTGAAGTGAAAGGAGCCAAGATAGAGCATGCCATGGCTTAT TCTCAAGCTGCAGTGGGTGGACAAAGCGACGTCCCCTTAAAACAGGAAGAATTTGAAATCACCGAAACAACAG tGTCTCACAGGGAAGGCAAGTTCCGTTTTGAACTGTCCAAACTCATGATTGTAGCAAAAACACCCCGTGACGAGCTGTGA